GCGGAAAATCATAATTAAGATAAAAGCTTATTTGATGACCTCAACACactttcatagttttttttttgtctttgacAAACACAAGTCTAGAAATTGACAAGGTATATATTTTGTTTATAAGATTAATGAGTGAGTTGATTTTATGGTGCATTTAGCAATTATAAGAAAGGTACTTCAAAGGATTTAAAAATAAGAGGGATAATGATATAAGCGGTTCATGAACTTTACCATAATATGCAAtgtaatctctaaatttttaatttgttcaacatgtttaatttaattcttaGATTATATACAAATATTCAAAGTTGGTTTCaatcgaaaaaaagaagaaaagatatagctatggactaaattgaatacgTACTAAAAGGTtagagattatattgaataatttaaaaattttagagatATCGTTAtatattgagctaaaatttaGGAACCACGTTGAATAAATTTAGAGTTCATGactcatattatatattaggcCAAAGTTTAAGTATCGTTTGTGgtattttctctaaaaaaataATCTAAGAAAAAGATACTGTTCAAAATGAACTGAAGCTGTTAGCAGTTGGAAATGAACAAACGAAAAGAATGGCCAGAGAAAAATCCTCAAGGTGCTCTAGTAATTTTTTCAGTGtcaaattaacccaaaaaaagagaagtcTCGGACCGAAGAGGAATGATAAAAACGTGGGGATTGAACCCGACGTGAATCGAACACGCAACCTTCTGATCTGGAGTCAGACGCGCTACCATTGCGCCACGGATCCACGGCTGAAACATTCCTCCCACAAATTTTATATCTTTGCATTACCAATCCCCCCGGCCAGAGCCACCAATCTCTTTCGCAACGGAAAATCAAAGAACCCTAAAACGCTCTCGCTCGCCATGACCGCGAGCACGACGCCTTCTCCGACTCGTCTTCCCTCCCGCCATGCCCTACCCAGCATGTCGCCAATTTGGTCCCTTCACGCTCCTTCCGCCTCTCTTCAGGTGACCTCGACGTCGGCAGTTCCGTGacttcttttttgggtcttcTTTCTTGCTCTGAGTTTCTCTCGTCCCGGATAAGTGCTTGACTGCGTGTGGGTTCGTGGTTGTGCAGCCTCGCGTTTGCGTTTTGGAGCGCCGGGTTTTCTCGAATTTGAGAACGGGGTTCGGGTCGAACCGCGAGAATGTGCGGTGGAATGTGGTTGGATCCAACGGAAGGTTCGTGCTGAGAGCGGTTGCGGATCCGGTGAGCTCTGGCGAACCCAAGTCTGATCAAGAAGAGGTCGTTAAGTCAGAGGAAGGAGACCCATTTGCTAAATTCCATGGCATTGTCACTTCTTTGCCGCCGGTTGTTTACGtggtaatctctctctctcattctcattttcatttcattggGGTTTCTTTCAGTGCTAAAGGAAGAAGCGCAAATGAACgcattgaaagaacaaaaaaaaaaaacgaaattgtTTACTGGTTGCACTTGTTAGAGCTCTACGATGCTGTTTGTTATTGTAAAGCTTTCTCGTTTATGTGGTAAATGATCGATCTGAAATGTTTGGAGCTTGAATTGGTTTATCTGTGATTGGAACCGTCTAAAGTAGGCGATGTTTTGGGTAGTATTTTCTGGCTTAACTTAGTGAGTTTGCTTTTGTTCTGTTAAGAGAGTTCAGGCGTTCATTCTAATTGctttgcgtttttttttttttttttttgggcccaTCAGATGAAAAGCAAGTCTCGTGCTGGATTTGCTTTTGCGTTATGCATTGTGACTGCATTCGTGTTCATTGTTGTGAGAGTCTTTGCGGCGAGGAAGGCAAACTACAATCGTTCAGGCTCTGTGGCTGATCTTGTGAGACGTGGGCAGTTGAGATCTGATAGAAGAGGCATGTATGATTACTAATCCTCTAATTCCTTTTCCTGGCACATATTTTTTGGTGCATTGATGTCTGAATCGTGTTTGTCTCTGTACCATTTAGTTTGCTTTTCGCTTCATCAACACTTGATTTAACATCCCCCCTGTAATTTTCATCACAGCTCCAGGCCCCTCAAATATGATGATCCATTCAACAACCCATTAGTCAAAGTTGGTAAGAGAGACTCAACGCTGGAGATGTGCGGAAAGGTTTATCGGTTGGCTCCAGTTACACTTACTAAGGAGCAACAAGCAATTCATAAGAAGAGAAGGTCACGGGCTTATCAATGGAAGAGGCCCACCATGTTTCTAAAAGAAGGTGATATGATACCTCCTGATGTCGATCCTGACACGGTGAGGTGGATTCCTGCAAATCATCCCTTTGCAACCACTGCCAGTGACATAGATGAAGATTTGGCACAAACTAATGTGTATCAGAAGCATGGCGTTCCCTTCCGCATCAAAGCTGAACATGAGGAACTGCAAAGGAAACTGGAAGCTTTACAGATGGTAAGCACTATTCCTCCATGTAAATCAGTTGGCTGTTCTGTTATTGATAATAGACCTCCTTGTTTGCATATCGCAAATGATCATCTTCAGTTCGTGTTCTTGGTTTTATGTTCTGCTTGCTTTAAACACTAGTATGTATTCAAAAGTGTGATTCATATCATTCTATTGTGCTCACTGCTTGTGTCCATGCTAAAAATGACTAAAATTTAATCAGTCTCATGGGAAAATTAGATTTTCCCAAAAAGGGGTTGAGTGTCAAATTTTGGCAATTCTTAGTCTGTTGTGTTTTTTTGTAgcatattttaatttcttcgGTAGATTTTCTGGATTCTTGTTTTGTTGGAACTTCTTGTTGTGCTGTGTCTGATCTACATACATGAAGATCAAGACAAGTCTACATATATGACTTCACTCATTCATAAGTAGAATGAACTGCCTCTGGGGTTTCTGTACCTCATCTTGTTTGATGTACTCATTTACTCGAGATTGTTGCAGGACCAGAAACTTGATAAACTCGTAATTGATCAGAAAAACGCTCAGGACTTTGAAAGACCCTATAAGTTTCAAGCATCGCCATTAGACGGTGAGCAGGGTGCCTCACgtaatcaatcatcaaattcttccGAATCAGAGCACTCGTCTTCAACTTCTTCTATCAGCCAATCATCCGCTGAGGAAATTCAAAAGCAGTAGGGTCCTTTTCATAGTCTGCTTCATTTTTTACTGAGAAGTAGCTGGGAGttgggaaaagaagagaaaatacgTTGGTTGTAAATTCAGTGGTTTTGTGTCAACGTAAATATCCCTACATCAATGTGAATTTTTGCATCTATGTTGAATGCCTGCTtccctctttcccttttcctctctccctctccctctctccctctccctctctctctgtctctcgtcactttttctttctcgtGAAATAAGACGTGCGTGAAAATGCTTGAAGCTAAATTGGTATCTCATCTTTCATGATCATCTTTGCTCGTGTCAAATCATGAAGTGGTTGGTTATCTACACAGTGATAATATCGCACTTCCTTTTGCTCGGAGGTTTGGCATGATCATACGATAGGTTGCAGGAACAAGACACCTTTTCGATGGTACTCATGGGACATACAAGCGTTGTTGGTATTGCCCCTGCAAGCGAAGGACGTGCCAAAAAATCTTGCTGTATGTGTCTGTTTACGCCCAAAAATGATCAAGTCATTGATAAGAACGTGTTTAACACGTGAGCATAGATAGTCACATGAGTAACACATGAACAGTACCACACATGATATCTTGTCGATAACAGCGGAGATTGGTGTTCGGCCAATCGACATTGATGCCTATGAATGACACATTCAGTTATCGGTACATGATGAAAAGCTACTGGCAGCTATCGGTGTGGACACTGGCAATGCGCAAGCTGCAGAATGTCCTTTGAAAGCATGGGAAACACAGACAGTCTGAGGTGAAGCAATTTGGAAAGCAATAGAATAACTGGCAGAGGTTCGCTTAAAGAGCATAGAGGCACGATTACGACACGAAACGAAGCAGTTGGGattgaggaaatttttttttttagagggaACAGTTGCCATTGGAATGTAAGATCATGGTATGCCAAGATCGTGGGTTAGTTACAGATAAACAGTTACTAGCCATCAACAAAGCCAAATCGTGTGGCAGTCAGcgctcattttcaagaaaataaccCTCAGAAAGTAAGTAAAGAGGTCAGGAGAGCAAGAGTGTCGGGAGCAAAGAAACATTGAAATAACCGAAGGAAACCGTTCAAAAAGAATGCAACTGCTGGGAATCGTACAGAAACAACTACACATTCGTTTTAGGTACCGCCAGCAACCAACAGTGAAAAACcgcaaaatcaaacaaatttacaATCTTTTCCCTACCATTATCTTCCTACACTCTGTATTGTCGATTAAATTTCGACATAATATCTTTATATTTTCTGTTGTCGattgaatttcaatatagttCGTTTACAACCGTTTATATCATTTTGAGTCTATACTTTTAAGACtttgtcattgattaaattctggAACTGTTTCTGTCTGTGTAGTCTAGTTCTATttaatgtaattgattgattttgccTGTCATTTTTGTTATCCTAAATTAGCGTGGAATCCTGATCTCTTAAATTAAAAGCCGGAAAATGACCTTTggtgaaaaaaatttcaccgTAGGAACAATTTCGGCAAAACAGTATCACGATACAAAACAATACAAAACAAGTAAGTTCATAACAAATTTGACACTACTATCCTTGAAGCCATCAGATACTCTACTCTCAACTAGCAGTACATATGAATAAGAGGCCTACTGCtttgaatcattcatttttcgtggTAGCTATCTGCTTTGCTCCGACGGAGAAGAACTCGGTGATGACTTCAAGAGGCATGCCTTTGGTTTCCGGAACTTTCAAAAAGACAAAGACCCAAGATATGACGCACACGGCAGCATAAATGCCGAAGATGCCGGCTAAGCCGATTGACTCGAGCAGCACGGGCAGTGTATCGGTCACAATGATGTCTCCCAACCAGAAGACTAATGCGCATATTGTGATGCAGAGACCGCGCACCCTTGTGGGGAATATCTCAGAGCACAGGATGTTTGGAATAGGACCGTAAGCTGTCATGAAGCAGCAGAAGTAGACCACCACACATATGGTTGCGATATAGGAGCAGACTGTCGAGCTCGAATTGATCAGTTCGACGATTACTAATACTACAAGTGTCACAATGAGCACCGGAATTGTAGTCAAAAGGAGCGTCCTGCATCAAGGCAAATTTTGATTGAAACACCTCGGAGAATAAAAGTTGGAACATGTCTGTAATATATAAAATTACAGAAGAACGTAGATATGCCATCATGTCCCTCCAAaatctgtgtgtgtgtgtgtgtgagagagagagagagagagagagagagagatgtttaCCTTCTTCCAGAGGAATCCATAAGCCTCATGCCCACAGCTATACATGGTAGCATTAAGAAAGTCGTGAATGCACTAATAAGAAATGATGCAGACTCTGTGCCGAGCCCTAAGCTTGAAAGAATATCTTCAACGCCAGCATCTTCAAGTATTTGAGGAGTGTAGTAGAGAACTCCATTTATTCCAGAGAACTGTGTATAAACGCGTTAGCAGTGCTTCCATATCAAATTCATGATCCCATTTATACATGACTTGCTAAGACAAGAAAAAGCTTTGGCTTGTCACAATTTGCCATTAAGGAAGGACCAAATACAAAGATCCAGACAAATCATGGGGTCATTTACTCAATCCCAGAACTGGACCAGAAAATGGAAGATGGATGCCTACAGACTACTGCAAACATAGAGAATGCATTTTACTGTCAGGTTAATGACTCCATGTCCTGGGAATACTAAGGCTTAACCGGATTGCAGATTACATGGATTGATGGCGTTAAGAACATGGGAAACCTTTGTTGATGTCTATTGTTATCTAAATgagatcgaaaaaaaaaaaaaaaaaaaaaaaggcagcaaGCAATGGACCTAAATGAAACCACATGATACCTGCTGAAGTAGCTGTATTCCCATCCCAACAAATAATGCGTGCTTCACTCCTGGTTCAGAAAGAGCGGCCCAAATTGGACCCTTCGAGGCAGTTTCGGATGGATGAACCATGGCTGGTCCTAGTGGATGCTGATCCATAAGTTCCTTCGAATACAAAGCAGGCTGGCTAACTAAAGCAGCAGCTGGGACAAACTCATCTTCAGCAGGGACTTCAACCCCGGGAAGGGAAACAAGGGAACCACGTCGGGACCCTGGAACTCCCTCCTCGTGCAAATAGATTCTCTTAAATCCTCCCTCTTTTTTCCCATCCTCACCTTCTCTCTCAGTCCATTTCCACGCCAACTGCCAGCCACCACCAATCCCTGTGCTTCCCACCTGCTCCCCTGTTCCTTGCATCAGACTACTATGGCGCCCCATACCCAGAATACTCCCGTGTGAAGCAGGAGGGCCCCCTTCCTTCTCGATGCTTGTTGTTTGGCGCGAGATCAGTGGACTGTGcaaattttcatcatcatccccTTCACCAGCCTCGGAACCGTAATCCTCGCCTTCTTCCCTTTGCACACTTTCTTCGTCCCACTCCTCATCTTTACCACGAGGGTCTGCTGTTGTACTAAACATGCTGCCGAAATTAGGGAAAAGCATGCTTTTCATGCTTCCTGTCTCAGGAAGCTTTTCGTGGACACTGCCAAAGAGAGTAACTAGAGGGTCCATAAGAGGCACACTTTGGTTCGTCATTGTTCCCTGGCGGGAGATGAGGGCCAGAGAACTCTGTCTAGCTGCAGGTTTAGCAACCCAGGAGAGACCTTCTTCAGGTCCATATAATTTGATCCTGCCATTTTCGGAGGTTGGCTCTTGATCACCTGCTTCATCAGCCGGACCTATCATGTATTCTTCTATTGATGTTTCACCACCAATTCCAAGACCCTCAACTAATAGAGCCAGCTCACCTGCACAATATTTCGGCAAGATCTATGAATAAAGGAAGTCACAATATTCCTCTCATCAGGGAATAGCAGGTAATACAGAAACACTGATCTCCAAACAATTCAGCCTAGGAAAGGAGGGCATGCAAATGTCAGAACGCTACATTGGCCAGGCTGCTTAATTGATATAAATCTTTTGTGATGCTTCTTTATCTACTTTAGAATTGACTTCATCAGCACGAAAAGCTTATTTCCACTAAATGCATCTTATGTTGCAGAACATCTACATGCGTCAAAGCTAGATGTGCACGTCAGATTATTGCAATCATGCATCGCCAGGGCCTAGGCATGGCCTGTCATGGAGCCATGAATTACTTGTAGATGAGTCATTTTTAAGAGTATATGGGAGGCTAAATTGAAGATGAAAGCTATTGAATGGTTGCCTTGATGAGAAAACATAAGGATCCATCTTCAACTCTCCCACTGCAATGAAATTCCATATTCGCAACAATGACATCACTTGATACCAGAGAATTCATTTTTAATTGGCTATATGTCCTTAAAAACAGGATAATCTGTGCCCGTGATGAGCGGGGGCTGGCCAACTAGCCAGACTAAATGCAAACTTCTACAAGCCTCAGTCGTACCATTATTGCACATGCTTATTTCTTATCTTTATTAATCAGCCTAAAAGGACAACGTATTAAGTGCTAAATGTGTTCAACCAGCGGACCAGCTGGTGCCGCTCATTGATGCTTCAAAAATCGTACAAAACCAATCAAATAAATGAGACTCTGGTACTATCTATAAACACTAACCTTATTAATCTAGAACAATGATCTTTATTAAGCTTA
The window above is part of the Eucalyptus grandis isolate ANBG69807.140 chromosome 6, ASM1654582v1, whole genome shotgun sequence genome. Proteins encoded here:
- the LOC104450333 gene encoding protein MULTIPLE CHLOROPLAST DIVISION SITE 1 isoform X2 → MTASTTPSPTRLPSRHALPSMSPIWSLHAPSASLQPRVCVLERRVFSNLRTGFGSNRENVRWNVVGSNGRFVLRAVADPVSSGEPKSDQEEVVKSEEGDPFAKFHGIVTSLPPVVYVMKSKSRAGFAFALCIVTAFVFIVVRVFAARKANYNRSGSVADLVRRGQLRSDRRGISRPLKYDDPFNNPLVKVGKRDSTLEMCGKVYRLAPVTLTKEQQAIHKKRRSRAYQWKRPTMFLKEGDMIPPDVDPDTVRWIPANHPFATTASDIDEDLAQTNVYQKHGVPFRIKAEHEELQRKLEALQMDQKLDKLVIDQKNAQDFERPYKFQASPLDGEQGASRNQSSNSSESEHSSSTSSISQSSAEEIQKQ
- the LOC104450333 gene encoding protein MULTIPLE CHLOROPLAST DIVISION SITE 1 isoform X1, with translation MTASTTPSPTRLPSRHALPSMSPIWSLHAPSASLQVTSTSAPRVCVLERRVFSNLRTGFGSNRENVRWNVVGSNGRFVLRAVADPVSSGEPKSDQEEVVKSEEGDPFAKFHGIVTSLPPVVYVMKSKSRAGFAFALCIVTAFVFIVVRVFAARKANYNRSGSVADLVRRGQLRSDRRGISRPLKYDDPFNNPLVKVGKRDSTLEMCGKVYRLAPVTLTKEQQAIHKKRRSRAYQWKRPTMFLKEGDMIPPDVDPDTVRWIPANHPFATTASDIDEDLAQTNVYQKHGVPFRIKAEHEELQRKLEALQMDQKLDKLVIDQKNAQDFERPYKFQASPLDGEQGASRNQSSNSSESEHSSSTSSISQSSAEEIQKQ
- the LOC104450334 gene encoding monosaccharide-sensing protein 2, with translation MRGAVFVALAATIGNFLQGWDNATIAGGIVYIKEDLDLGSTVEGLVVAMSLIGATVITTSSGPISDWLGRRPMLIMSSILYFIGGLVMLWSPNVYVLCLGRLLDGFGIGLAVTLVPLYISETAPPDVRGLLNTLPQFTGSGGMFLAYCMIFGMSLSDSPNWRIMLGVLSIPSVIYFLFMVFFLPESPRWLVSKGKMMEAKKVLQRLRGREDVSGELALLVEGLGIGGETSIEEYMIGPADEAGDQEPTSENGRIKLYGPEEGLSWVAKPAARQSSLALISRQGTMTNQSVPLMDPLVTLFGSVHEKLPETGSMKSMLFPNFGSMFSTTADPRGKDEEWDEESVQREEGEDYGSEAGEGDDDENLHSPLISRQTTSIEKEGGPPASHGSILGMGRHSSLMQGTGEQVGSTGIGGGWQLAWKWTEREGEDGKKEGGFKRIYLHEEGVPGSRRGSLVSLPGVEVPAEDEFVPAAALVSQPALYSKELMDQHPLGPAMVHPSETASKGPIWAALSEPGVKHALFVGMGIQLLQQFSGINGVLYYTPQILEDAGVEDILSSLGLGTESASFLISAFTTFLMLPCIAVGMRLMDSSGRRTLLLTTIPVLIVTLVVLVIVELINSSSTVCSYIATICVVVYFCCFMTAYGPIPNILCSEIFPTRVRGLCITICALVFWLGDIIVTDTLPVLLESIGLAGIFGIYAAVCVISWVFVFLKVPETKGMPLEVITEFFSVGAKQIATTKNE